The DNA region CGGATATGATCGACAATTTCTCTTCCTGTAAATCCCCGCATGAGATACTGGGGGTATTGTCCAAGACCTATTACGCCAAGAAGAACAATATCGACCCGAGCAAGATATTCATGGTTTCGATAATGCCCTGCACCGCTAAAAAATATGAGATTACCCGCAGCGACGATATGTTCGCCTCGGGCCTGCAGGATGTCGATGTGGCTTTGACCACCCGTGAATTGGCCAGGATGATCAAGCAGGCGGGCATAGATTTTAATTCCCTGCCGGATGAAGAATCGGACAGCATCCTGGGGGAATATGCCGGAGCGGGAGTTATTTTCGGGGCTACCGGCGGGGTAATGGAAGCCGCCTTAAGGACCGCGTATTATTTCATTACCGGCAAGGAATTGAACAAGGTTGAGTTTGAAAGCGTCCGAGGCCTGAAAGGCGTTAAAGAGACCGAGGTGGAGGTGGCTGGCAAAAAGATCAAGATCGCGATCGCCCACGGATTGGGTAATGTGGAATACGTTTTAAATAAGGTCAGGGATGCCAGGAATAACAATCAAGAACTGCCGTATCATTTTATCGAAGTCATGGCCTGTCCCGGTGGTTGCGTGGGCGGCGGCGGTCAACCGTATATGGTCACCGACGAATTGCGCATCAAGAGGGCTGCAGGGTTGTATCAGGATGACAGCGAAAAGCAGATCCGTTGTTCTCATCAGAACCCCTACATCAAACGTATTTACGAGGAATTTTTAGAGAAGCCGTTAAGCGAAAAATCCGAGAAGCTTTTGCATACAACATATAAAGCCCGGCCCACTTATCGCAAATGAAAACAGATCTGTAACGAAATAAAAGATGCGCCTGTTCCTGCAAGAACAGGCGCTTTTTTATTGTGTGGGTTTTACTGGAAGGAGATGGCGATTTGAAGATATTGGTCACCGGAGCTACCGGTTTTGTGGGCCAAAGCCTGGTTGAGGCGTTGAACAGGGAAAAACATCAGCTTTACGCGTTAGTCAGGAAAACGAGCAGCGTGGACGTTCTGAAAAAGAATAATGTCCGGCTGGCTTACGGCGATATAGCCGCGGGCGAAGGGTTAAAAGAGGCCTTAGGCCTTGGCTTCGACGCCATATACCATTGTTCCGGCCTGGTTGAAGACACTAAGTTAAAAAGATTGAGGGAAGTTAATGTCAAGGGCACGGAGAATATTTGCAGGTTAGCCCTGGAAGTAAAAGTACCCAGGTTCATCTATTTGAGTTCAGTCGCGGTGGTCAGCGGTAATCTTGATGTGCCGTTAACAGAAAACCTTCCGTTTAAAGCTACCAATAACTATGGAATATCCAAATTAGAGGCGGAAAAAAAGGTGATTGAATTCCGTAAGCAAGGGTTAAGGGCCGCGATAATCCGGCCGAGTATGATCTATGGGGAGGGCGAGCCGCATCTTTCGGGGCTGCTAATGCGATTGCTAAAGTTCCGGCTTTTGCCTATTGTTGACGGTGGTAATAATAAATTACACCTGGCGTATGTGAAGAATGTGGCGGCGGCCCTGGTTATGGCTCTGCATAATGACGCTTTTTTGGAGGGTTCTTTCTTTGTCGCCGATGAAGATGTCCTGACAGTAAAGGAGATATTCACGACCTGGAGCAAGGTAGTAGCCGGGGGCCCGCCTTTTCTTATGCCCCGCTGGATCACTCCGGCATTAACCGCTATTCCCGGTATAGGCAAAAAACTAAGTTTTTTCCTGAAAGACCGGGTATATGATATCTCCCGTATAAGATCTCTGGGTTACAAACCGGTGCTGGATACCCGTCAGGCGCTTATTAAAACCGCACAATATTGGAAGGGGTAGGGGACGGTTCCTCGTTAAATTACTCTTTGATATATAATAAGTTACAACGACGCTATTGGCAAATTTAGACGGCTATGAAAGAAATTACTGCGGCGCGAGTTGACAAATGCCTCAATGCAACTACTGTAACTGCAGATATCTATAAGCAGAGGAACCGTCCCCTACTTTTTGAGATAGATGCGCGCGCTGGCATCCACTTCTTCGAATTCCCCGGTCATTCTAGATGCCAGGTTTTCGGTTTTTCCAAGGACCAAATATCCTGGTAACCGCAGGCATTTGTGGAATTTGCCCAGGATATCTTCCTGCAGTTTTAGATCGAAGTAAATAAAAACATTGCGGCAGGTTATCAGATCGATATCCTTCAGGTTGATATCGGAAGTAAGATCCAGGTAGGAGTATGCGACCATGTCCTTTATCTCCTGGCGAAGCTGGTATTCCTGGTTGTTTCGATCCTGAAAATACCTGTTTAACTGCCCCGGGTTGATATTTACCAGGCTTTTTTTCGGGTAACATGCCTTTTGGGCGAAGTTGAGGCAGGCTCTATCCACATCCGTAGCCTGGATATGTATGCTGAAATTTTTAAGGTTTTTACCGAATAATTCAGCGATCATGATCGCCAGCGAGAATGGTTCTTCACCGTTCGCACAGCCCGCGGACCATATCCTCAGCGTATTTTCTCCGTTTTTATTCTTGATCCGTATTAAATTTTCCAAAAGATATCTTATAGTCACCCATACCGGAGGGTCGCGGAAGAATTCAGAAACATTGATGCACATGGTTTCAAACAATTTATCATACTCCGCCGGGTTCCGGGTCAGGAATTCCAGGTAAGCGGCGTAGGAATTCAATTGATTGGCGCGGATCCTTAGGGCCATACGCCTTTTTAAGATCTCGATATGGTAATGGCGCAGGTCCAGGCTGCGTTCCTGTAATATTCTATCCATTATTGACCGGAGCGTTTTATTGCGGTTTTCTTTGATTTCGTGCGGAGGGTCATTGCTTGTTTCATCGATGGATAGAGATATTGCGCGGGTAAAGGTGTTTTGGTGTTCTATTTTGATTTGATGGCTGAGCGCGCTAAGCTCTTGCGGGGGAATATCGGTAAATTCCGCCGGCAGACGGGATAATATTCTCTCCAGCATGTTTTTTTTACAGGCCGGGCAGGTGCAGATATCGAAACGCAGGTCCAGGACGTTGTTCAGCCGTTCGGCAATGAATGCCGAGTTATTTTTCCTGTTATTTTCAGGCATCCCTGGATAATAAGATGCGTAGCTATGCCGATCAGTCTTTTCTCTGATATATGCGCGCGTTGCCGTCTACCTCTTCGAATATTGTTTTTGCTTC from Candidatus Omnitrophota bacterium includes:
- a CDS encoding protein-glutamate O-methyltransferase CheR produces the protein MPENNRKNNSAFIAERLNNVLDLRFDICTCPACKKNMLERILSRLPAEFTDIPPQELSALSHQIKIEHQNTFTRAISLSIDETSNDPPHEIKENRNKTLRSIMDRILQERSLDLRHYHIEILKRRMALRIRANQLNSYAAYLEFLTRNPAEYDKLFETMCINVSEFFRDPPVWVTIRYLLENLIRIKNKNGENTLRIWSAGCANGEEPFSLAIMIAELFGKNLKNFSIHIQATDVDRACLNFAQKACYPKKSLVNINPGQLNRYFQDRNNQEYQLRQEIKDMVAYSYLDLTSDINLKDIDLITCRNVFIYFDLKLQEDILGKFHKCLRLPGYLVLGKTENLASRMTGEFEEVDASARIYLKK
- a CDS encoding NAD-dependent epimerase/dehydratase family protein, with the protein product MKILVTGATGFVGQSLVEALNREKHQLYALVRKTSSVDVLKKNNVRLAYGDIAAGEGLKEALGLGFDAIYHCSGLVEDTKLKRLREVNVKGTENICRLALEVKVPRFIYLSSVAVVSGNLDVPLTENLPFKATNNYGISKLEAEKKVIEFRKQGLRAAIIRPSMIYGEGEPHLSGLLMRLLKFRLLPIVDGGNNKLHLAYVKNVAAALVMALHNDAFLEGSFFVADEDVLTVKEIFTTWSKVVAGGPPFLMPRWITPALTAIPGIGKKLSFFLKDRVYDISRIRSLGYKPVLDTRQALIKTAQYWKG